The genomic window CTTAGTTTTCTGGTTGCTCTTTCTAGTAATCCTCTGGTATATGTTTAATAGGCTGGAACATACATCAAGGAATTTGTGCATGGTGATCTTGGACGCACGCACCCCAAGTAATATTGTCTTTATTTCTTTATTTAGTCTTTTTGTCACTAGCCAAATGCTAACTGTCAGATACACAAATCTTTTCATGGGAAAAAATATATGACTGCATGTTCAGTCCTCATCAGTCATTTTGATATAAAGATTGAACTCATGACCTTGATTTACAGTTATACTATATTCCTGAATAGGCCTCGTTCCACTTTGCCTATTGCAGCATCGGAGCCATACTAGGGTGCAGAGCTGAGATATTGCAACTCGATGTCACTGATGTTAAGATGGACTTCCTCCAGTAGCCGGACCTTTAGCTGTTTAGCATGGCTGGCGTGCAGCCCCTACGCCTGCAGATGATGAGGTAGCGCGGCAATGACGAGCTCAGAAGAACGCTAATCTTTTCTGTCTACTCCCCGAGCAACGTCGTGGCAAATTCTGCGTACCTACATTTTTGCTAAGCGAGCCTAGCTTAACTGGTTGGGTGGAAGGTGTAATGGTATATCCAGTCACCTAAGTCAAGTCTTCTCCATCTCAAACTTTTGGTGTCCATTTTCTTCTAAATGAAAACCAGTCTAGTTTATGATCACATTTTCcctacttttttcttcaaaaaaaaacatttttgcCAGGTAGATTAAAGTGCACCTTCCATAGCAACATTTTTGTCTACGCTGTGGAGAAGATCATCCCAACTCATTTGGATCCATTGTTACCCCTCGTGCTGTTGTACAGTGAAATTTTATTTACTCTATCTGTTCCAAAATAAGTACACATCCAATATTTTGAGGAGTCAACAAATCTCAAATTTTACtacatttatagaaaatagtattgaTATTTGTATGTCTAAATAGGTTTACCATAAAAATATATGTCGTGATTACTAATCCAATGTTTTCAAATGTCTTCCCGATCCTAGTTGCCATGGCTCCGATACTAATCGTGACTAATCATGACTAATTGGGACTATTGTGACAAATTGTAGTGCATAGCTGATCGCGATGACATAAGTGAGCTTGACTAGTAGTGATTAGTTGGGACCTTGGACGACCTGAGAACATTGGATTAAAGGGCGAGATATGCACTTATTCTGGGACTCAAGGAGTACACTCATTGTGTGATATCATGCACTGAAGCTCGGATATGTAATGGCCTAACAGATGGCGACAATACATGTGTTTGATTGATTGACTGTATTGGCATGTATCCAAACTTATGCAACGCAGCTTGCTCGTATTTAGTTGTCTGTATAGGGCTTGCACAGTGCTGAAAGCAGACCTCTAATgctgcacccaagtcacacaaaCATGAAATATTCTCATCCTTTATCTCTATTGAAAATATATGAGAGCTTAACTAAAACATGAAAGCGACTACATGCAATAAAATATAGACAATCAAACATAATTTATTGAGCATATGTTTACGCTGTCTAGGAAGTGTTCGGCTGGTATGGATTATTTATtgtttatgctgaaatgttgtgagagaaaaatactgctccggctgaaaaaaaataagccgaacaaaccgGCTTCTTTCCCAGCCGAACACAGCCTAGGTTATGCACAGGCTAAGGCTAATGCAAGCAACCAATTAGACCCATAAGGTAACTGGTAACTTGCATCCACTGAAGCTCGTCCGTACATGTTCCACATCGTTCAGCCGAAATGGAGGGAAGCAACTCAAATGATTACGGAGCCATATTATGCAAAAAGAGATATATTGAGCCAAATAATGAGGCAGCCTTGGTAACAAATGGACATATCATGGTTTAGCCCATGACACAACTTGTTCAAGATTCAAAATACTGTCACGCGTGAAGTATGTTTGGTACCAACATGTGCCCAACCATACTAAACAGAAAAAGGAACCTCAACAAAGTCTAAACAAGAACACCCCCCACAGTATACACTCCAGTAATTTGAAAATTATTAGCCAAGACTGAAACATCTTTCTGATTCAAGGTTTGTTGCACATCCACTCCAAGAAAAAGGTATCAACGCAGCTCAGGGCTGTTTGGATGTTGATCTGCATATAAAACAATGGCATGCTATTGCTCATGAAATCCGACATAAGTATAATGAACCTATTTAAGTTAGAGATTTAATACTTGCCTTTAATTACACAAACGGTTCAGTAGGATTGCAAAATCAGTCAGCAGCCTGCACATAAATATTTGTTTGAGGATTTAGACATAAATCACACTAAGCACGGATATTAAAACACTACCATGACTAAGGCCAAACCACTTGAGATTTCTAAGACCAAAAATGATAAATGGCTCAAAATATCACTAGTGAAAATTAGTGGAAACAAGTTTTAGGCACAATTTCAATTACATGTGTTAAAGCTGAAGATGGCAGATATGGCAGATTCATACAAATCATGTACATCCACGAAGACATAGTACAAAATCGCTAGGAGATAGAAGCAAAACCTGGTTAAGAGGGTTGTCTGGAGACTTCTTCCACAGTTTCCATATCATGTCTTTGTACTGGTGCAGCGTTAGGCCTGGTTTTTCTTCCTTCAGCTTAGGGAGCTCTGCCTCTTCAAATGCCTATCATAAAATTATCACAAATGCATTCAATCACCAAACATATATCAAACAGTAGAAAAACTACATGCCTACTGAAGCACAAAAATTTACACCAAGGGTCAAGGTATTGAAAATTATCGCAAATGCTGTGCTGAAAGTGAATATAAGAAGACCACAGTTGTGAATTCTTCAGAAGAATTATATGCCACTTCAATATTTTCTATGTATAGACAAAGCACTATTCTGTATGTGTTTCTTCCTTTAGAAAATGTAATACTGCTGATCACATTGCTTCTGCAGTATAGCAGTGCAACCAAGATTTAAGATAACTCAGCAGCAATAATATAAGTCAAACAGTGTGTGTTGAGCGGAAACTATTCTAAATTTCTCATTCTTAAATTGCAGTACCATATGGAATTAGGAACTGGATTGAAAAATAGGCATATTAGAATGTCCCAAAGCATTGGACCGATTTGGAATAGCAGAGTAAAAGAAAATCATGCAATGCTACAGCATTATTAATTTGCTATCCCATATCAACTATGATGATAGTGTGCTATTTTCAAGCGCTCCAACAGGTGTTGCAACAGTCACTACCATGGATGGGTGTCCCGTTCATCTGTGCCTACGGAAGTTTTTTTTAACAACTTGTAGCTCAGGTATGAGAGCACGGTAGTTCTTAAATTTAGCTCCTCATTCCACAAGGACTAAATCATTTTTAACTGCGATTACAGCGCCTCACATATCTTTCTCAATCATACAAAAAAAATGATATATCTACGTTACTAGTATAACATATATCTATTTTCTTTGTAATTGTGGTGCAATCCTACCAAATTTCACATAGCTATAAAGTTATTTAGTAAAAGAGCATATAAGAAACAAAATTTGGTAAAATTAATATACCTTAAAGGTCGACTTGAGGCGTCGCTCAGGATGCTTGTCAGCGGGCAGGGACACCTGCGGATCCAGGACCGACATCCGCGCGATGGCCTCCTCAACCGACCTGGCCTCGATGAGGGAAACATCCCTGTTAGTGTTTTCGACGAGCACTACGCGCTcgtactcctcctcctcggcgACCCGCGAGGCGCGCTTCTTGGCGGCCTCCGCCTCCCGCTCGAGGCGGAGCCGCTCCTCCTCGCGGCGGCGCGCGAGCTCGGCCTCCGTGACCTTCGGGGGCGGGGCGGCGACGCGGGACGCCTTGCGCGCGGCGGCCTTGGACGGCGCCGACGCGgaagcggcgacggcggcggcctcggcctcggcgagGCGGCGGTTCTCGGCCTTGCGCGCCGCGGCCTCGGCGCGCTTCTCGGCGTCCTCCTcccggcggcgcgcggcgcgggacTTGGGGCCCTCGGCCTCGGCCCAGTGCTGCTCCTCCTTGGCGCGCTCCTGGCGGTCGCGGCGGTCGGCCTCCGCGGCGGAGCGGCGCTCGCGGGCCACCTCCGCCTTGGAGTTCACGCCCATCTTCTTCGGCATCGCGGGGCCCCCTCTCGTGCGGCGACTGGCGGCGCGGCGTGGGGCTGGGTGTGACGGCCGGATGGGCCGAAGCAAGTGCAATCTGGACTTCCGCTATGCGATTCGAGGGAATGGAGGGTCGGCGAGGTGTCTTGGCTGGAGAAATTGGCCGGCGGTGGGGACTGCGGTCCTGCGGAGTCTGAGGAGGACGGAATGGGGTGAGATGCTGAGATGCACACGTTTCGCTTCCTGAATGCAGTTTCGTCGGGCGATTTGCAAAAATGGACTCGAACATCGGTCGTTTATAAATTTGACAGTGAACTCATATTCACAGATATAAATGGACAGTGCCATTATAATTAAAAAGTTAATCTTTTGAGTgttatttttgtaatttttttagtTTCATCTCGACCTCTGCCCTGTCCTCAATTTTCGTTTTTCACCTATTATAAAAATCTTTTTTCTCAGATTGTACAATTAGCCATGTAGTGGGCTCAGATCTGGGGACGCCATGCCAGCAAGTGTCTACTCTTGCAAAAAAAAACGGGGGGGAAAATGCCACAAGATCCATCGAAGAAAATGTGTTTTTTCGTCGTCAATATTATCGCGACCAGAGAACTTCTCATCAACACTGGGAATGATCGTGTGAAATCTCTAGCAGTGTCTAAGGCTAGTTTAAGCAGCCTCCAAACAAAGGTCTTAACTCTCAGCTGGATCATTTTATCTTTCCGTACTTGTTGAAAGATGTACAAAACCTGCGTCACCCTGTTCGGCTACAGCCttgagctgctgctgcagcagcctGCTGGGGCTGTTAGTACAATGAATTTAGAGAGATAAAAAAGCTGCAGCTGCAGCAACGACGGGCTTATTCCCATGATATGGGGCCGTTGGCATGGTGAAGAATTCAGCCGGATTTCACCGTTTGAGAATGAAAATCACTGTTCactctctcacaaatttctctagATTTatccagatttctctaaatttctccaagcgaacaggccctatGTAGCAAATGGGGTTTTTTCTCGATCTTTGTGAACCCCTTCCATCAGAAAGTCCAGAttatctctcacaacaaatcaacgaaccgtactttttagcttgtttttcagcgaagcgaacagggcctataaTTCTTGCTAGAAATTCTTATTGAATAAAATATATAAATAGGAGtcaaagcaaaaaaaaatgaTTGGATGAGTATAAGTCTGCTGGCATGATTGAGCGAATTGGCTTTTGTCAGCATTAATCTAGATTTTAATTTTTGACATATGAAATCATAAGCTTTATTTTTGTCCTTACGGATGATATGTAAAGGGTGACCAAGGTGCATAGTGTCTGGCTTGAAATCTTGGACAGGGAAAAGGTTTTGATTTGAGCTTGCAAGGGTTAGGTTACCTTTCTGCTGAAAAGAATTGAAGATTTTGTCCAATTTGGTGTTTGTCCTGAAATAATAGCACAAAAAAGAATGAAGAATATTTATAATTATTTCCACCTGCTAAATATTTGCTTTACCACAAATGATCTGAGTCATCGGCAAAGTAGAGTGAATCAGCGGACATGCTGGACCTAAAGTGACTCTTGTCAATAATTTATGTTCCAACAAAGCATCCTACAATCTATTAGATAACTCATTTATAGCAATTATAAATAAGTAAGGCGAGAGCGGACATCCCTGTCTAATACGACCCCTCGTGGCTGAAACGTGACCATAGGGTTAAACGTTAACATTGATAGCAAAGGAGGCAACAGAAATGCAAGCATGGATTAGCATGATGAAATGTTCATCGTATCCCTTACGTCGTAACGCATCAAGGACAAAAGCCCATTCGACACGATCGAACACTGTAGCAAGATCAATTTTCAGCATGAAAACATGTCGTGTAAAGGAGTTCGAATTAAAAGAATGATTTTTTTTGGACTATGACAATGTTTAAATGTTATCAGTAATTTTCTTAACTTGAATAAAAGTATGTTGAGATGATGAATGTAATCAGGTAACTCCTCTTTAAGACGGTTTGCCAAGGATTTAGCGTGATACAGTAAGACTAATGGGACTATAGTCGGTGAGGTGAGTAGCATTGGCCTTTTTAGAAATATCATCAAAGCAATTATCAGTACCATGTAGAGGTTTTGCCATATTACGGATAAATAATCAGTGCAATCATCAGCTCCGTCCTAGCATCATAATGACGCTGGATCGCTGACCCGGTCGAAACTTTGACgaagcaaaaaaataaaaaataaaaaaaagtcaagCTATATGTACATGTCACGCCACAACTTTGGTAACTTGGCCGGTTACAATAATACAGTACCGATACATTCTTGGCCAATGCGCGCTCATCGAATTCACACGGAAAGACGGCCGCCGACTTCACGCCACGCTTGTTACTCAATCGATCCAAGGACTTCCATCTGTAAAACATAGCCATAGAACTAGCGTGTCTATTTGCTATTGGATAAAATTATAAGTCCTCAAATATCTACTAGTGCAATAGCAGTAGAGAGaacgagagaaagaaagaggtgAATGGTGCAAACCTTCGGCCGTCTTAGACGAAGATAGGCTCGCCATCGTACTGCTTGGCGATAACTCAGTGGCGGTGTCGAGTCGAAGGGCGGTGGTGCAATAGCGGTTGCAGGGCAGTCCGGCGACGTAGTAGCCCCTCGGTGTAGATGCAGAGGTGATGgcagcgcggctggtggctttccgtcactgactgcgcccctctagatcggattagggattTTGGTGGAGAACTGTAGCTTAGACGAACCTCGTGTCCAGAGCCAccagcccccacctctatttattgcgcagtgtgataGGGGCCCTCCAGTCATAGTGGGCTGGACGTTTCCGATCAGGGCACGATCAAAGGCCCAATTGGATCGTTGGACCCAGTTTagaattagagatcaatctaacaatctccctcttgatctcctaccatctttcaatttcatatcatttacttttgttcattccattacagattagcgcatagagcatgtttcatcgtcacggtcaattgccgatagatttaacagctacaacacaccactctgttctgaaatagatacttaactttgggccttttttgtccaggaattataggttttcccttaaacctatgccggttacatgttctctgaacacgttgggtggtaagctttttgtaagcggatccacaagcatcttttcagtacttatatgctcaagacttatgacatgatcttagactttatctttcacaatataatactttatgtcaatgtgtttgacagcaccacTTAACTTATTAttatgagcatactgtactgtcgaattattatcgtagtataacttaagtggtctataaatgtcgtcaaccactttcaaaccgggtatggacttctttagccagttcacctgccctgttgcctcataacacgctataaactcgacatacattatggacgatgtagtgatggtttgctttgagcttttccatgaatagCTCcctctgcgagagtgaatacatatccagacgtggattttctatcatctcccgcataatcagaaacgaaaaccttttgatttTTCTGGATAACCaataaaatggcaacttactgttttaggatctagcttctcaatgtttgggttaaatactttagcctcaacaGGGCTcctccacacacgtaagtggtttagtaagggtactctttctgtccacaactcatacggtgttttgggcaccaacttatttggtactctattgagaatatgaatggtggtttttaacgcctccatccacaggctcactggtaaggtggagtaacttatcatactacgcaccatatccatcagggtacgattgcgtctttcagctactccattctgccgaggttcgtccggtgtagaatattgggctactatgccattctcctataagaatcTTGCAAAAAGTCtagaaacttggccatatggggtatgtcgaccgtagtactccccctacgatcggacctgactatcttaatctttaaattgtgttggttttcaacttctgccttaaatatcttaaatttatccaatatttctattctttctttaattggataaatgtagccataacgggagtaatcatctatcaatgttatgaacgaatcataactatccatactctttacaggaaacgaaccacaaatgtctgtgtgaataatctataaaattcatgtgcttcatttggcatctttcttaaattttttacatactttccttttatgcattctctgcattattctaaatctgagagctctaatagagaaaaaatatcattcttaactagtcctTCTATtttctccctcgaaatatggcttaaacgatagtgccataatttcgacgacgcatcgtgagctctctttcgttttctgtttacatccacagacgaagatacattctcattgtcacaCGCAACGTTCCTATCATCGCAtataacattcacatcatcacgtagtgataacaaataaagcttattttgtaagatagcaagaccaacacatgcattattaaatgttatcttacatttgccatttctaaaatagcaatcatatccatcattgtccaagcatgaaacactaatcaagtttttcTGTAAAGTgagaacataaagtacatctctaagtaaaaatgtgaagccatcagcaagctctagagaaagatcgccaacggctttaacatctgctcggactctatttgcaactttaatgtgtctttctctttgcgtagtcctcgtcgaacggaatctatataaagaattagcaacatgaacagttatacctgagtcaatccaccaagtagattttgaataatgtacatacagggatttatttatgaacgtaataatgttctcacatttctttgccatgatcatctttaaataatcgagacaatctttcttataatgtcctgtcttcttgcaatagagacactggtctttctctactgtgaacttattCTGCTGAGGCTAatacagcatgggaccctttccctttggctTTGAGGATAAGTtagtattattattctttttcttgttgtctttcacataattgatagtgccaccattggcagctttcgtTCTCTTCTCTTGCACACATATAgtcatgagcctctctaagtccaACTTcttgggctgtatgttgtagttgacaacaaaagtgtcaaatttttcagacaaggaagcaaaaatcagatggataagaaaTTCTTCCTTAAGAGCTAGATCTATTGGTTTTAGCTTgcatgccaaattgctcatccttagtatgtgctctcttatgccatcattttcagagtacctctctgtcaccagctgctttatcagctagttagcatatgtctttgaagagccagtgaactgacttttTATTCTATCGAGATACTCGGTGAcagtgtcacactctaggattgagcccacaattgcaggctaaATTGCATTCTTTATCATAGCTATATATTTTTTGTTGATAGTGACCaacttcctatgctcaagatcataggacatcttttggggtgtaaaatccctctctctagttgtccaagcggcatcagcctcgtttgtcttccTCACCGGTGTCACATGCTCAATGGGATAtgatgaggtgactacccagtccacctcagtcaagatgaaggctaggtcaatctttttcttccactccgtgtagttgtcacctttgagagtgaggatctctttgatacaacccatcaaattATATCCGCCTAAAAACACAATTCCTATGAagtgagaacataaacataataataacaattgcatgccttagttccaacgttgatcaaaattaaaacatacagttatcctctacactaattctacatcaccattggacagaaatagaattaatacatgataaaactcataaataacatcataatattgccattaatcaacgttggtcagaataataacaatattataataaactaaaaccatatccatttttcaaaattaaattctcctgttggttcgaatttaataataaaaataacaactttaaatacgcagcggaaaaataattcaatttaatgaattttacccacaggaaaaaaaactcttttctattttctttgagccatttatccattttccAGAAATAAACTTTTACTGGAAAATAAAAAAGTAAAACTGGCTCAATTTTAGCACTGTTCATTGGCCCAGCAACAAAAACCAGCTCGGCCCACTTCTCTGCGCGCGCGctgcccgcacccaggccgcaacctgggcctaggccggcaaagccgTGCTGCGCGCTCACCCGCCTGGGCCGCGAGTCGGCCCGATCAACCGGCGCCATCCGTTCCGATCTGACGGCTGCGCGGTGAGTTCGGCCGATAAAAAACGGTGACGCGGCGCCCTCCCCCGAAACCCTAACTCATTCGCtgcctcccttcctctctcttcgccgctctccTTCCTCAGTGCAGCAGCAGCGAACGACGACCGAGCAGATGCAGTGAAGCATGGCATCGTCGCCAACCCCTTCGCCGACGCGCGCGCTCCCCACGCGGGTGATTGCGCCGCAATCGAGCGGACTAGCGGTGCCCTTTGCCGGAGCTCGCACGGCTCGACCGTCTTCCCGCGCACCGGTGAGGCGGCAGCGCGGTGAACGGCGAGGTAGGCCCCTTCCCctttttccctttcttcttttcttcatctattttgatttttctttcttttcttctcggaTTTGTCCaatttggggattagggttagggtttgagttaGGTTTCGGGTTATGGTTTCACTGTTATCTTTCCCGTGACTGATTCGCGGGTTAGGTTTCGGCTTTGAGATCCGAGATCCTTTCTTTTCTCTGttcttcacccgattagggttagggttcggtgaccctcttcttttctcagatccgaacggATCCTCTGTTTCTTATTGTTCacccgttctagatctaaaaGCCCTAGAAGaaattggctctggtaccattgtttgACCTTAAGCAGGATCTctaggcatagaactagcatgtctATTTGCTATTGAATAAAATCATGAGTCATAAAACATCTACTAGTGTAGTAGCAGTAGATAGAACGAGAGAAAGAGATGGGTGAAGGGTGCAAACCTTCGGCCGCCTTGGATGAAGATGGGCTCGCCATCGCAGTGCTTAGCGATAACCCAGTGACGGTGTCGAGTCGAAGGGCGGCGGTGCAGTAGCGGTTGCAGGGCAGTCCGACGACATAGCAGCCCCTCGGTGTAGATGCAGAGACGAtgacggcgcggctggtggcttcctatcactggctgcgcccctctagatcggattaagAATTTCGGTAGAGAACTGTAGCTCAGGCAAACCTCGTGTCCAGAGCCGTcgaccccacctctatttattacgCAATGTGATAGGGCCCTATAgtcatagtgggctgggcgcctcCGATCATGGCGTGATCAAAAGCCCAACTAAACTATTGAACCTAGTTTAGAATTAAAGATCAATCTAACACCGTCATCTTCGCCGCGAACGCGTATCGATCCTCAGCCTCGTCGATCTGCCACCCACAGCAAAACGGAGCGATTCAGTTCAAAGGACCGTGCACGAGAAAGCAGGGAAAGCAGGGCGCGAGAGAGCATACGATCTTCTGCGTGGAGCGGCCACTTGCGGCCACTTAGTGGCCGCTGTTGCGCTCGATCCGGGCGATGATGGGGTTCGTCTGCGGGCTGCCCTCCGCGCCCGCGCGCAGGACGTGCTGCATCGTCTGCCAGATCATCGCATTGGATTCGAATTCGAGTGGACACAGCACAGCAACGACGCCTCAGACACGTACGGGGCTACGGAAAAAGAAGAGGGCAGCCGATCGAGTCGAGACTCGAGACCACGTACGTACCGCGAGGAACTTGAGCGTGTGCGACGGCACGACGCGGTTGTCGTGGTCCGCCGTCAGCAGCATGGTTGGAGGGTACTGGCCGCCCAAGGCGCCGCTGGCAGCCGCTGCCGCCCACTTCTCCTTCTCCCACGGCCGCCGCACGTTGTGGAGGGGAGAGTACCTGCATGGTCAAATGCGTCATTGGCGACTCTCTGTGTGTCTGTGGACTGCGAATTTGTGAAAACAGACAGTAGGAGCAGGTGCAACGACAGGCAAGTGTAAAAGTAAAATTCAGTCAACGTGAACGTTCAGAGAAATAAGAAGCCAGCGCCATACTTGATAAGCCAGTGGAACTCTTCCTCGTTCTCCGAACACCCGAAGTCGCAAGTCCATGCACGACCTGTACAACAGATGCAGAGGAGCAGATTCGTGAGAAGTCTGTACCTTTTGCAGTGAGACTAGTTCGTGACAAGTTGTGTTTTTTCCTTCAAGAACAGAGGCAGAACCGTACCCATGGTGAACTTTTGGAACCGTAGCATGTCCATCACTCCCACATGGGCCAGGGCACAGCCAAACAGATCAGGGCGCTGCAGCCACACGACCCAACCCACAAACAGATCAGCATCTTGTTCATTTCTCTGCAGTGCATCATGTATGAACCGAGACAGGGGAACTAACCTGGTTCATGCAGGCAGCTACCATGAGCCCCCCGTTGCTGCCGCCCTCGATGCACAGCCTCGCCGGGCTGGTGTAGCCCGCGGAGACGAGGAACTCGCGGgcggcgatgaagtcgtcgaagcAGTTCTGCTTGTTGGCGAGCGACCCGGCCCTGTGCCAGTCCTCGCCGTACTCCCCGCCGCCCCTGATGTTGGCGACGCACGTCACGAACCCCAGGTTCCTCATGAGGACCACGCGGGTGACGCTGAATTGCGGCGTCATGCTCATGGCGAAACCGCCGTAGCCGAACAGTAACGCTGGGTGTGAGCCGTCCAGGTCCATGCCCTTCTTGGATACGATGAACATTGGGATCTTGGTTCCATCCTTACTCGGATAAAATACCTGAACGAATGAACATAAAAACAACAACACA from Miscanthus floridulus cultivar M001 chromosome 11, ASM1932011v1, whole genome shotgun sequence includes these protein-coding regions:
- the LOC136491175 gene encoding uncharacterized protein — protein: MPKKMGVNSKAEVARERRSAAEADRRDRQERAKEEQHWAEAEGPKSRAARRREEDAEKRAEAAARKAENRRLAEAEAAAVAASASAPSKAAARKASRVAAPPPKVTEAELARRREEERLRLEREAEAAKKRASRVAEEEEYERVVLVENTNRDVSLIEARSVEEAIARMSVLDPQVSLPADKHPERRLKSTFKAFEEAELPKLKEEKPGLTLHQYKDMIWKLWKKSPDNPLNQAAD